From a single Ciconia boyciana chromosome 4, ASM3463844v1, whole genome shotgun sequence genomic region:
- the C4H5orf63 gene encoding glutaredoxin-like protein C5orf63 homolog, translating into MMVLCFLSRTLQLARHSFSPLGRQLCSASANKPVLTLFTKKPCPLCDEAKEVLEPYKTRFILQEVDITLPENSAWYEKYKYDIPVFHLNGKFLMKHQVDIQKFEDQLMKLELQNDGNQ; encoded by the exons ATGATGgtgctttgttttctgagcaGAACACTGCAATTAGCAAGACATTCATTCAGTCCACTGGGGAGACAACTCTGTTCAGCCAGCGCAAATAAGCCAGTGTTGACTTTATTCACCAAG aaaCCATGCCCTCTATGTGATGAAGCAAAAGAAGTGCTTGAGCCATATAAGACAAGG TTTATTTTGCAGGAGGTGGACATTACCCTTCCAGAGAACTCAGCGTGGTatgagaaatacaaatatgacatacctgtttttcatttaaatgggAAATTCCTAATGAAGCATCAAGTAGACATTCAAAAGTTTGAGGACCAGCTTATGAAGCTGGAGTTGCAAAATGACGGAAACCAgtga